GAAGGAAACGAGCCTGGTTTTGCGGATTGTGGACCAATGCCTCAGGCTTGCCACGTGGAGCAACGTAAACCGACAAATTGGCTAATGGAAAATCTGGGTTTATTACAATTGGCATGAAGCTGTCCGATGTGGTATCACATCACCATGGTATTGCTGAAAGAAGCGTGCGCGGATCCTCTTTTTTCCGTGTAAATCACGACCGGGGATGTCAATGAAGTGAAGTATGTGTGTGCTCTGCTTTTCATTCCAATAGTACTTCTGTTTCCGCGGATGCCGGCCATGGGTGAGTCCCTCAGAGTCGAAGATATGTACCCTGCACAATACGAATGCCCCGGTCCCGTTGAGGACAGCGAAGATGCCGCGCGCTGTTTTACTGACTATTTTAAATCGAGACTGGAGCTTCTCCGGGCGCAACGGGGGACCATGCCTTCCGGTATTGAGGAACTCTACCAGCCCGTGACGCGAGAAGATGTATATACCGGTCGGGGAAGCTATTACATCGACCGTGACGGTTGTGGCTCACCGTACTTCATCAACGGAGGAGTCATCTATATCGACCTTGACTGACGCCGTGCCCCGATTCTTGGGGGATAAGCGGCTTTCTGAAGGAGGGGGTATACATCATGGGTGACCATTCGACGGCGGATAATCGAACGGCCGAGGTCTTTGGAATCAGAGAATTGGTTCACTATCAGGAAGGAGCTGTCGTAAGCCGGGAGATCGTAAAAAAACCGACCGGGACGGTGACGTTTTTTGCCTTTGCCGAGGGACAGGGGTTAAGCGAGCACACCGTTCCTTTTGACGCCCTGGTGCAGGTAACTGACGGTACCGCCGAGATATCCATCGACGGAATTCCCTATCAGGTGGAGGAGGGGGAGATGATCATCATGCCCGCCAATGTGCCCCACGCCGTGGCGGCCGTGACCGGGTTCAAGATGATATTGGTGATGATCAAATAGAACTGCGTATTTAACGAGACAAAGGAGGAGTCCAATGAAGATTCAGATTACACCGGCAGTACACTGGATTGGCAAGACTGACTGGGAACTGCGGAAATTTCACGGAGAGGAATACTCAACCCACCGGGGTTCATCCTATAACTCATACCTTGTTCAAGATGAAAAGACCGCTGTCATCGATACGGTATGGCTCCCTTTCGACAAGGAGTATGTACGGAATCTGGCGGCAGTGGTTGACCTGAAGTCAATTGACTATATTATCGCCAACCACGCGGAAATTGACCATTCAGGGGCGTTGCCGGAGTTGATGAGGCATATCCCTGAAACGCCTGTATACTGTACCGCCAACGGGGTGAAGTCCCTTCGGGGACATTACCGCCGGGACTGGAATTTTCAAGTTGTAAAAACCGGTGACACGCTCAGCCTGGGGACGAAGGAACTGGTTTTTATCGAAGCCCCCATGCTCCATTGGCCCGACACGATGATGTCCTATCTGACAGGAGACGCTGTCCTGTTTTCCAATGATGCCTTCGGGCAGCATATCGCCGACGAGCATCTCTTCAATGACCTTGTTGTCCAGTCAGAGCTCTATGACGAAGCAATAAAATATTATGCTAATATTCTAACGCCCTTCTCGCCGATGGTGACAAAGAAAATTGAGGAAATCCTCGCGCTGAAACTTCCCGTCAATGTCATCTGCCCCAGCCACGGTGTCGTATGGAGGGATAATCCACTGCAGATTGTCCAAAAATATCTCGAGTGGGCGGCGGACTACCAGGAAAACCAGATTACCATCATCTATGACACTATGTGGGACGGAACGCGAAAACTGGCGGAGGCCATCGCAGCGGGTATCAGGGAAAAGGATTCGGCGGTTACCGTCAAGCTCTACAATGCGGCCCGTCGTGATATCAACGACAATATGACAGAGGTGTTTAAATCAAAAGCGATCCTGCTGGGGTCACCGACCATCAACCGGGGGATTCTTGCAGCCATGGCGGCCCTGATCGAAATGATGAAGGGTCTCAAGTTCAAAAACAAGAAAGCCGCAGCCTTCGGCTGTTACGGTTGGAGCGGAGAGTCCGTCAAAATTCTTGAAGACAGGCTCGGCGAAGCGGGATTTACCGTCATAACCGGCGGTTTGAAAAGCTACTGGGAGCCCGGAGACAACGAACTGGAGCAGGCGCGGGAATTTGGCGGGATGTTCGCCTGACGGTTTGTTACATGAGCCCCGGCAGCCACAGAGCAATCCCCGGGAAGGGAATCAACAGCAGGACGGTTATGATCAGGGCCAGGAGGAACGGGAGTACTCCCCTGAATATTGTCTGAAGGGGCACGTCCCTGGCGACGCCGCTGACAACGTACACGTTGATTCCTACCGGGGGTGTGATGACGCCGATCTGCGTCATCAGCACGATGACGACGCCGAACCAGACAGGGTCGTACTGGAACAGGATTATGACGGGGTAAAAGATCGGCACGGTCAGCATGATCAGGGCGAGGGAATCGATAAAGCACCCGCCGACGAAAAAAACCACGAGTATAAGCATGATAATTGCCCAGGACGGCAGGTTGACCGAGGATATCCAGGTTGCTATATCGAAGGGAATCCGGGTGACTGCCAGGAAATGACCGAACACGGTAGCTCCCGCGACGATAAGGAGTATCATGCAGGATATTCTCGTGGTCTCCATGAGCGATTCAACGAAACTCTTCCAGGTCAGCCGCCGCCGTATCAGGGACAGCACGATTGTTCCCAGCGCCCCCACGGCCCCCGCTTCGGTGGGCGTGAAAATACCCGCAAAAAGCCCGCCCATGACCATGGCGAAAAGAATGATCGTTTCCACAATGCCCGGCAGGGCGGCACATTTTTCCCGGAATGAGGTTGCCGGTCCCGCCGGTCCGAGATCCGGCCTGAGGCGTGTCCATATGGCGATTGTGACGATAAACAGGCCCGTCAAAAGTACACCGGGTATGATGCCGGCCACGAAGAGTTTGCCGATGGACTGCTGGGTCATGACTCCGTAGACGATGAATATAACGCTGGGAGGGATGAGAATCCCCAGACTGCCCCCGGCGGCGACAACACCCGTGGCAAGTTCGGGCTTGTAATCAAACCGCTTCATCTCCGGAAGGGTAACCGCCCCCATGGTTGCCGCAGTGGCGTTCGTGGAACCGCAGATGGCCGAAAATCCCGCGCAGGCACCGATAGTGGCCATGGCGAGTCCCCCGGGCTGGTTGCCCAGGAACACGTAGGCGGCATCGAAAAGACGCTTGCTTATACCTGAATGAAAGGCAACCTGCCCCATGAGGACAAACAGCGGAACCACGGTAAGGCTCTGTGAACCGAAGACGGTATAGAAATCTTTGACCACGAGGTTCATGGAGGCGTTGAAGGTGATCACGTATCCGAAGCCCACAAAACCGATAATGGTCATGATGAAGGCCACAGGCATCCGCGAAAAGATAAGGACAAAAAGGGCGATGATGCCGATTATGCCGACAGTGGTGGGAGTCATAGCCGCGCGACCCTCCTGATTGACAGGTAGCATTGAAAGGCGAGGATCACACAAAGAAACCCGCATCCGGCGGTTATCCCGAACACAAAGGGATATACGGGCAGTTTGAGTGTCAACGACACCTCGCCCGTGGTTCTCATGTGCAGGCCGTAGAGGGCTGTCTGCCAGGTTATCATCGCGAAGAGCGTGAAGGACAGCAGGGCATTGATCGCGTCGATACCGTGCCTGACTTTCCTGGGCAGTTTTTCTACAAGTAGTTCAACGGCGATGTGGCTTTTTGTAATCGTCGTGTAAGACAGGGAAAGAGAGACGGCCAGCATGGCCAGGAATCCCACGAGATCGTAGGCGCCGGGGATGGGTGACCGGAAAAAAAACCGCATCGTCACATCGGCGCATACAAGGAGCATCATGGCTGTCACTGCCGCCGCCGCCGCCCAGTTGACTGCCTCGGCGGCCTTGAACAGTGTTTGTCCCCGGCTCGTCACAGATCGATCCTCACGGGGGGAGTCGGCATACCGATTCCCCCCATCTCGTTTATTTACTGTTCCCGGCGATGTTGCTCAATGAGCTTTTTCAGCTCCGCGAGCGCCGCTTCCCCGTCTATTCCCTGGCTCCGGACAGTATCGGCATACTCGTCAAGGACGGGCCTGACCGCTTCAGTCCATTGGCCGCTTTCCTCCTGTGAGAGAGGAATGATCTCGTTTCCCAGTCCCAGTGTGTAGGATCGTCCTTCCTCATCCTCCCTGTCCCAGACGGCTCCATGCCGCTCTATCCATTCGGCGCTCACATCATCGAATATCTGCCGGATGTCCGGTGAGAGAGCGTTCCATTTTTTCAGGTTCATGACCACGAACATGGCCGTCGTGTATCCGATGGCCGTTGTTTCCGTCGTGTACTTGATAACCTCGGCCTGTTTCCAGCCCTTCAGCGTTTCAATGGGAGCGAATGTCCCTTCCACCACTCCTTTCTGGAGGGCTTCGTAGGTTTCTCCTTGCGGCATTCCCACGGGCACGGCTCCCAGGGCCCGCGTTACTTTTTCACTGAGGCCCGTCGACCGGATTTTCAGTCCCTTGAGTTCATTGAGGGTTCGCACGGGTTTCTTCGTGTGAAGAAGTCCCGGCCCATGGGCATGAATCAGCAGCACCTTGACATCGGCAAGTTCCCGCGGGTTCATGGAGCGGAAAAATTCATTGGCCACACGGGTTGCCGTCATGCCGTCAGGGTAACCCATGGGGAGATCAAGGGCCTCCATAACGGGGAACCTGCCCGGTGTGTATGCAAAACAGGACATTCCAAGATCTGAAATTCCCTGGACGACACCGTCATAGGTCTGCCCGGCCGGTGTCAGAGTTCCTCCGGGAAACAGGTTTATCCTGATTGCTCCTTCTGAACGTTTTTCGATTTCCTTTGCCCAGTCCGCGGCGGCGAGCGCCTGTCCGTGGGTGGGCGGGAAAAAAACACTGTAGTTCAGGGTCTGTGTCCTGGCTTCCCCTGTTCCGGTGAAGGCCAGGAACAGCAGTACCGCCCCGAAGACGGCAATGAGTCTGCCTGCAGGTCTGTCTTGTTTCATGGGTTGTCCCTCCTTGGTGCCGGGTAGTATGTTATTGCCCTGGCCTTCAAAGACGGAGCCCGCCTCTGAAGGATCGCTGCCTGTTGATATAAATAGGAATTAAAGGGGAGAGCCTGCTTCCCCGCATCAGCCGCACGAGGAGCAGGCATCAATACATGTACTGTACGATGTGACGTGGTGAGATACACTCTAAAAAGAAAGGATGTGGGGTGTTCATTTCTGTTTCTTTCACTTTTTTCGTTGTGCGGAAAACACATCAGGTGCTACCGGGGAGAAAGAAAGGGTGTTTTCGCGGCACACCGGAGGGGATCGGGGCACGCCCTGTTTCCGCCGGAATGCCGGGACATTCTTTCTGTCCCTTTCGGTTTTACCCGCACGATCGGAGCCGGTTGATGAATTATTTTTTCTCCGCCCCGGCGGCCGGGCCTTTTGTTTTTGCCTTTTCCAGTTCTTCCTTGTATTTTTCCGCGGCAGCCCTCGCTTTTTCCAGTTCCTGCTTCGCTTTTTCCAGCTCTTCTGACTGGGCCCTCGCTTTTTCCAGTTCCTGCTTTGTCTTTTCCAGTTCGTCGGACTGAACTTTTGCTTCCTTTTTCTCTCTCATCTGGTCGCGCACTTCATCGTAACCGACGTAAATGGCAAGGGCTCCACCAAGAAGGAGGGCGATCGGTATTCCACCCGCGAGTATAGTCAAAAATGGTTTCCACCAGATAATGATTCCCAAGAACCCAACTACCGCCGCTATGACGCCACCGATCAACACCTGCATTATCCTTCATCCTCCTTTTATGAGATTGCTGACATGACGCGGCAGAACAATGACGCATCCGTGCCGAGCCTCCTCGACTAGCACAAAAATAATGACTGGGCAAGACGAAAAATAAAAAATGACTTGCCAAACGGCAAAGTTTCCTTTAGCTTTACACATTCTCACTGTAAAATGCTTTTAAAATCGGTGAATTTAAACCGCATAAACCGGTGAAAAAGGAGAGCGGGAATGACAGCACCTGATTTTGAAAAGGCGGGTGGACTAGTGCCCGTCATTGTTCAGGACGTCGCGACACAGGAAGTGCTGATGCTTGCCTACATGAATCGCGATGCCTGGGAAAAAACGGTGGAAACCGGAAAGGCCACCTACTGGAGCCGGTCCCGAAAGCAGTTATGGGTCAAGGGAGAAACATCGGGAAATGTCCAGCAGGTGAGAGAAATACGCATTGACTGTGATTCCGACGCCGTCCTGCTGCTTGTTGATCAGCAGGGAGCAGCCTGTCACAAGGGGTACCGGACCTGTTTTTTCAGCCGGCTCGCGGAAGGACGGATTGATATTATCGGAGAACGTCTCTTTGATCCGGAGGTTGTGTACAAGAAATGAATATTCTGAAGCTGGGCATTCCGAAAGGAAGCCTCGAGGCAAACACGGTTGAACTTTTCAAGAGGGCGGGCTGGAAGATATCCTACAGCGAACGGAGCTATTTCCCCTCCGTCGATGATGACGAGATCGCCTGCTTTCTTGTGCGGGCCCAAGAAATGGCGCGATACGTGGAGGACGGAACACTCGATCTCGGCCTTACCGGCAGAGACTGGATCATGGAAAACAATGCCGACGTGACGGTTGTTCAGGATCTGGTCTATTCCAAAGCGTCCCGAAGGCAGGCGCGATGGGTGCTCGCCGTCAGGGAAGACTCCACCATCACCAAGCCTGAGGATCTCGAGGGCAAACGGATATCGACGGAACTGGTGAATTTTACCACCCGTTACTTCCGGGAACAGGGCATTTCCGTTGACGTCGAGTTTTCCTGGGGGGCCACAGAAGCTAAGGTGGTTGAAGGACTCGTCGACGCCATTGTGGAGGTTACCGAAACGGGCAGTACTCTGAAGGCCAACAAGCTCAAGATAATTCATGAGCTGATGAATACCAATACACAGCTCATCGCGAACAACAATTCCTGGAACGATCCATGGAAGCGAAGAAAGATAGATCAGATAAGTCTTCTGCTTAAGGGATCATTCATGGCCATGACCAAGGTGGGATTGAAGATGAACGTGTCAAAGGAAAATCTCGGCAGAACCGTTCTCCTCCTGCCGTCGATAACGGCGCCCACCATATCGGAACTCTTCAAGGATGAATGGTGCGCCGTTGAGACCATCGTCGACAAAGACTCCGTGCGGGAATTGATCCCCCTGTTGCGGGAAGCGGGCGCCGAGGGGATTATCGAGTATCCCCTGCACAAGGTTCTGTAGGGAGGTGTCTTCATGGAGAGAATCGCTGTCGTAGCGAGGAATACCACTGAAACGGATGTGTCCGTCGAAATCAATCTCGACGGGGAGGGAGCGGCGGTCATTGATACTACCCTGCCCTTTTTGGACCACATGCTTGTTCTTCTGGCACGGCACAGTCTCATCGATATTTCCGTGACAGGCCGGGGAGACACCCCCGTCGATGATCACCACCTCGTTGAGGACATAGGCCTGTGCCTGGGAGAGGCTCTCAAAACGGCCCTGGGTGACAAAACGGGGATCGGGCGATACGGAACCGCTTTCATACCCATGGACGAGAGCCTCGGCCATGTTTCCATCGATCTCTCCGGGAGACCGTGCCTGGTCTACAACGTCGAGTTTGAACATGAAAAGATCAAAGATTTCGATCTGTTGCATGTAAGAGAGTTTTTTAAGGCACTGGCCGACGAGGGGGGAATAACCTTGCATATTAATGCCATATATGGTAGGAATCCCCACCACATAGCGGAGGCGCTGTTCAAATCGTTCGCCCGCGCGTTGGGTGTGGCGGTATCGATTGACAGTCGAATCAAGGGGGTCCTTTCCACCAAAGGGAGCCTTTGACGGCGTCTTCCCCCGAAAATCCGGACACAATCCGGCACCTGTCGGGGGATTGCCGGGGCGAGGAGGTAGTTTTCCATTAACGCTCTTTTTTTCAGAACATTGAGGCCGTCGGCCCTCTATTTCCTTTTCCTCGCGGCCTGCTTTTGTATGTATGGCTGCGCCGGTGTGAGCGGCGTAAAGACAACCTCCGCCTACCAGGAGGGCACGATGGAATTGGAAAAGATCGCCCTCCTGCCTGTCCAGAGAATTCTGCCCGAATCTCCCGAGCAGACCTTTGCCCGCTGTCCGCTGTCAGGGGCGTTCCTCCGGACCTGTGGTGTTCCCGGTGACGGGGCGGAAGTGGAGGTGGAATCTCTCTTTGTCAATGCACTCCGGTCCTCCAGGAAGTATGTGCTGATTCCGTCCGGCAGAACAGAGGGCCTCTATAAAAGGATCCGGACAGGCTCGTTCAAGGAGCCGGTGGGAGAGGAGCTGAAAAAAGTCGGTGAAGAACTGGGTGCCGACGCTGTCATCGCCGGGTATGTTTTCTGCTACCGGGAGCGAATGGGCTATACCTATGCCGTCGAGCAACCGGCTTCGGCCGTATTCATTTTTCACCTGGTCAGAGTGAGTGACGGTGACGTTGTATGGAGCGGGACGTTTGACAAAACGCAGGGTTCGCTGATGACCAATATTCTGGATATACGAACCTTTTTCAAGGGTGGCGGTAAGTGGATTACTGTTCGTGAACTCTCGGAACAGGGTGTCGGAGAGCTTTTAAAATCGTTCCCGGAACGTGAATAGTGCCGTGTCCCATCCGGATGTTTGCCCGGACAGCGTGACCCGGCGCGCCACGCGGCAGGTCCTGCTCCGAAGAATCAGTTGTTGCGCGGCACCGGAGTACAGTTCCTGATCACCCATCTCCCTTCCCGTTTTTTGTTGTGCCGGCGGGCGACGCGATCACGTCGCCGCTATCGGCCCATACTTCGGCAGGACCACAGCCCCATTGAAAGGACATGAAGAGCGGCATGATTGTAATTCCGGCAATCGATATCAGGGGTGGGAAGTGCGTACGACTTCTCCAGGGCGACTTTACCCGCGTGACCGTCTACGGGGATGATCCCGTCGCAGTGGCTGATAAATGGCGGAGCGAGGGAGCAACGAGGATTCATGTTGTCGACCTGGACGGGTCGAAGGATGGAAAGCCCGTCAACAGGCACATCATTGAGGCTGTCGTCCGGGCCGTCGATGTTCCTGTCCAGGTGGGGGGAGGCATTCGCCACATGGAAACCGTTGAAGAGTATATCGCGGCCGGCGTCGCGAGCGTAGTCCTGGGGACGGCGGCGCTCAAGGATCGAAACTTTGTTCTTTCCGCCTGCCTCCGATTTCCGGGAAGAATCATTCTTGGCATCGATGCCCGAGGCGACCGCGTCGCCGCTGAAGGCTGGCTGGAAGAGACGGGATACAGCCCCCTGGAAATAGCTCGCTCCTACGAAGGTTGTGGTCTCGAAGCTTTGGTGTACACAGATATAGGGCGCGACGGAATGCAGACCGGGGTCAACCGGGAGTCCACGGAACTTCTTGCCAGGTCCGTCGGCATTCCCGTCATCGCCTCGGGTGGTGTTTCAGGAATCGCCGACATTGAGAACCTTCTTTCGATCCGGGGCGCCGGTATAACGGGTGTTATCGTAGGGAAGGCGCTCTATGAGGGAAAGATCGATCTGACGGAAGCGATAGCCCTGTGTCGCCGGACCGGGCCTGCCTGATGAAAATCCGAGGAGGACAAGCGTACTATGACCGAGTGTGTTTTTTGTAAAATTGTGGCGGGAGAGATTCCCAGTTCGAAAGTCTATGAGGATGACGGAGTTTTTGCCTTTGACGACATTCAGCCCCTTGCGCCTGTCCATGTCGTTCTGGTTCCGAAACGGCATGTGCCGACCATCGTGGATATGGACGTGGAGGGGCCTGATCGGAACCTGCCGGCGGAGCTCTTCAATGCCGTTCGGGAGGTCGCCCGGATCAAGGGGATCGATGAAACGGGATTCAGGACGGTCATAAACAGCAATTACGATGGCGGTCAAGTCATATTTCATCTCCATGTTCATGTCCTGGGAGGGCGCAGGCTTTCAGACGACCTCGGCTAACCCTGGGCCAACCCTGATTGACAGGTGCGAAAAAATCATTAATTTATGTGAATATCGAGCTTTTCTCGAACAGACAGGCGCTCCTGCGCAATAGAGGAGGTAGCGGTTCATGACTATTGAAGAACGCGTCGATAAGGAAATGAAAGAGGCGGCAAAAGCACGGGATGCAGTGACACTGTCGACGCTGCGGTTGGTGAGGGCGGCCTTCCACAACAAGGAAATCGAGTTGAGGCGTAAGCTTAAGGACCAGGAGATACTCCAGGTCCTGTCATCCATGGCTAAACAGAGAAGTGATTCCATAGAACAGTTTGCCCGGGGAGGGCGGGACGATCTTGTCCAAAAGGAGACCCGGGAACTCGCGATCATCAAGACCTTCATGCCTGAAGAGATGACGGAGGAGGAAATGCGGGCCGCCATCGCGAAGGCCATCGCGGATACGGAGGCCTCCGGCATAAAAGACATGGGAGCGGTCATGAAGGTTCTCATGCCGATAATCACAGGCAAGGCGGATGGAAAAGTGGTGAGCGGGATGGTGCGTGAGTTCCTGAATGGCTGACGGTGCCGGGTGTTTGAGACGGCGGCAGGAGATCTTCGGATTGTGTCATTTCGGGGGGCATCGCGACGGGAAATTCGTTTTTTAGTACCGTCATTGTGAGAGATTTCTTTCTTCGGTTCAATCGAAATGACAAAACCGATCGTCATCGCGAACGTTTTTTCCTTCGGTCGAAATGACGGAGAAAAGCGATCGAAACGACACAACAGATGACGGCGTCGTAAAAGGGCACCGGAGGCATGCTCCGGTATTGCAGCCGGATACGTGATTGCGCTCCGGCCTTCGTCACTGCGGCGTACCTCATAGTACGCCTCTTTCCTCAGGATGTGCGTTCCTTGCCTCAAGGAGGTTTTACAAAGCCGTCCTCTCTATCGGACGTTTTTCGAGTTTGTGCGAGTTCATCAACAGATAGTTTTTCAAAGGTCCCGGCTGATGTTTCCGGAACGCCCGGCCGCAGTGGATCGGGGCAGGAGTTGCCGCATCTCCCGGTTATGCCCGGACCGACTGAAAAGAAAGTCGTTCGCATTGAATTGAAGGGTCATATTCCTCAAGGCACCATTGAAGAACTCCGAAGCCGGTCGAATATCGTCGAACTTGTTTCAGAATTTGTCGCCCTGAAAAAGACGGGCAGGAATTACGTGGGACTCTGCCCCTTTCACGCGGAGAGGACGCCATCCTTTTCAGTCAATCCTGACAAGCAGATATGCTATTGCTTTGGTTGCGGTGAAGGGGGCAACGAAATTTCCTTCCTCATGAAGGTTCAGGATATTTCCTTTCCCGAGGCGGTCAGGAGACTTGCATCCCGCAGGGGGATCGTCATTCCGGAACCAGTGATGACGGAGTCCCGGAAAAAAACTGCCGCCGAGAGGGCGGGACTCATCAGGCTCAATCGCCTGGCGGCGGATTTTTTTGCCCGGAACCTTTTTTCCGGACGGGGAAAATCAACACGGGAATATGTGGCGGAGAGGGGTCTGGCAACCACGGCAGTTGAAACCTTTTCTCTCGGTTACGCCCCTCCCGGATGGCGGAATCTCAAAAATTACCTGGACGCTTCCAGGGTGCCCGAGGAACTGCTTCGAAAATCGGGCCTTGTCGTCTTCAAGGACAATGGCCGGAGCTATGACCGCTTCCGGGGCCGGCTCATGTTTCCCATAGAAAATCTGCAGGGAGACGTTATTGCCTTTGGTGGACGCGAGCTTGGCGACGGAGAGCCGAAGTACCTCAATTCGCCGGAGTCGCCGATCTACAGCAAGGGAGACAACCTCTACGGTCTTTCCCGGACAAGGGACGACATCCGTTCTCGTGACAGCGTCATAATTGTGGAGGGATATTTCGATTTCCTCGCTCTTTGGAGCGCCGGCATCCGCAACGTGGCGGCCACCCTCGGTACGGCATTGACGAAACGACAGGTATCGCTCATCGGAAGGCTCACCCGTAACGTGATTGTTCTCTTCGATGGTGACGAGGGCGGACGGAGTGCCGTGGAACGCAGCCTTCAACTGTTTCTCGAGCAGGGTGTATCGTCGGCCGTGGTGGTGCTTCCCGATGGGGCCGATCCCGATGACTACATCAGGAAAAGGGGACGTGAGGCTCTTGAAAGGCTCATTGCCGGTGCCGCCTCCATGGTGGATTATTATATCGAATCGGTGATGAAAGACCGGGACAGCCTTGAAGGGCAGGCGCTCCTGGCCCGTGAGACGATTTCTTTTATCAAAAGTATTCCTGATGTGATACAAAGAAACCTTTTTGTCAAGCGATGCGCCGAAAAGCTGGGCGTGGACCAGCACCTGATAAAAGATGAAGTGAACAGGGGGCTTGGGCGGACAAAGGCACCGATGCCATCCCCGGAGAAAGGCGGGGAGATCGATCCTGTGGAACTCTACCTGGTCTACCTGATGATAGAATTCCCCGACAGGATACCCCTCGTCACGGCTTCGGGAGTCCTGGACCTGTGTTCCCGCTCCCCGATTCGCGATCTCGGGGAGCGGATCGCCGGGTTAATTGAAACGGGGGCTCTCATCACCATGTCGGACGTTATCGGCGAAACCCGTAACGGTGACGTGAAAGACAGCCTTCTTCGCCTTGCCATGGACAAGCGGCCCGACGATTCCATCGTGGATACAATGTTACGGGATACCATAGGGAGAATACGGGACCGATGGTACAGGGAGCAGAGCAGGGAATTGAGTCGACGTCTGGTGGAAGCTCGCGAACGGGATGACCGGGAGCTCTGTGACAGGCTTCTTTTGGAAAAAAAACAACTGCTCACCCGGAAAGTCCGCGGGCCTTCCGGGTTAAGAAAAGGCGGTCCCAAGGGGTGATTATGTCTGTGCGGTACGTCAGGGTCCCGACGGGGCGTCACGGTCAATGTCCCGTTGCACCGGCTGTGCATATCTCTCGCAAGGAGAACAATTGATGAAACGATTTATGAATTCAGACGAAGTGAAGAAACTGATATCCCTCGGCGAGGAGAAGGGCTTCCTTACCTATGATGATGTCAATGACATGCTTCCGTCCGATGTGACATCGTCGGACCAGCTCGATGACATCATTGTTTTTTTCGGTGAGAAGAACATCGACATCATTGACGCGATGAAGGATGAAAAACCCCAGGGAAAGAAGGCTGCCGACGAGCCGGATGATATCAAGGATGCCGACAAGGAGTCCCCCCTCCTCACGTCTCCCCTGGGGAAGACAGGCGATCCCGTCAAATTGTATCTGCGGGAAATGGGGCTTGTGTCCCTTCTGAACCGTGAGGAAGAAGTCGCGATCGCGAAGCGTATTGAGAAGGGGGAACAGAAGGTAATGGATTCGCTCTTCAGGGTGCCCTATTTTGTCAAGGATGTTGTACGCATCGGAGAGCGGCTGAAAAGCGGCGATATACGGATCAAGAGCATCGTAGACAGCATCGAGGACGAAGAAGGCTTCATGAAAGAGGAGCTGCATATCGAACGGGTTCTGACACTCATCGAGGGGATCGAGGCACACTTCAGTCAGTGTCTGGCCCTGGAAGAAAAACTCAAAGACACGAGCCTTACGGAAAAACGGCGAACGGCCCTGAAAAGGCAGCTTGAAAAGGAAGTC
This genomic interval from Syntrophales bacterium contains the following:
- the hisB gene encoding imidazoleglycerol-phosphate dehydratase HisB, which translates into the protein MERIAVVARNTTETDVSVEINLDGEGAAVIDTTLPFLDHMLVLLARHSLIDISVTGRGDTPVDDHHLVEDIGLCLGEALKTALGDKTGIGRYGTAFIPMDESLGHVSIDLSGRPCLVYNVEFEHEKIKDFDLLHVREFFKALADEGGITLHINAIYGRNPHHIAEALFKSFARALGVAVSIDSRIKGVLSTKGSL
- the hisA gene encoding 1-(5-phosphoribosyl)-5-[(5-phosphoribosylamino)methylideneamino]imidazole-4-carboxamide isomerase, with the translated sequence MIVIPAIDIRGGKCVRLLQGDFTRVTVYGDDPVAVADKWRSEGATRIHVVDLDGSKDGKPVNRHIIEAVVRAVDVPVQVGGGIRHMETVEEYIAAGVASVVLGTAALKDRNFVLSACLRFPGRIILGIDARGDRVAAEGWLEETGYSPLEIARSYEGCGLEALVYTDIGRDGMQTGVNRESTELLARSVGIPVIASGGVSGIADIENLLSIRGAGITGVIVGKALYEGKIDLTEAIALCRRTGPA
- a CDS encoding histidine triad nucleotide-binding protein — its product is MTECVFCKIVAGEIPSSKVYEDDGVFAFDDIQPLAPVHVVLVPKRHVPTIVDMDVEGPDRNLPAELFNAVREVARIKGIDETGFRTVINSNYDGGQVIFHLHVHVLGGRRLSDDLG
- a CDS encoding GatB/YqeY domain-containing protein — encoded protein: MTIEERVDKEMKEAAKARDAVTLSTLRLVRAAFHNKEIELRRKLKDQEILQVLSSMAKQRSDSIEQFARGGRDDLVQKETRELAIIKTFMPEEMTEEEMRAAIAKAIADTEASGIKDMGAVMKVLMPIITGKADGKVVSGMVREFLNG
- the dnaG gene encoding DNA primase, with the translated sequence MPGPTEKKVVRIELKGHIPQGTIEELRSRSNIVELVSEFVALKKTGRNYVGLCPFHAERTPSFSVNPDKQICYCFGCGEGGNEISFLMKVQDISFPEAVRRLASRRGIVIPEPVMTESRKKTAAERAGLIRLNRLAADFFARNLFSGRGKSTREYVAERGLATTAVETFSLGYAPPGWRNLKNYLDASRVPEELLRKSGLVVFKDNGRSYDRFRGRLMFPIENLQGDVIAFGGRELGDGEPKYLNSPESPIYSKGDNLYGLSRTRDDIRSRDSVIIVEGYFDFLALWSAGIRNVAATLGTALTKRQVSLIGRLTRNVIVLFDGDEGGRSAVERSLQLFLEQGVSSAVVVLPDGADPDDYIRKRGREALERLIAGAASMVDYYIESVMKDRDSLEGQALLARETISFIKSIPDVIQRNLFVKRCAEKLGVDQHLIKDEVNRGLGRTKAPMPSPEKGGEIDPVELYLVYLMIEFPDRIPLVTASGVLDLCSRSPIRDLGERIAGLIETGALITMSDVIGETRNGDVKDSLLRLAMDKRPDDSIVDTMLRDTIGRIRDRWYREQSRELSRRLVEARERDDRELCDRLLLEKKQLLTRKVRGPSGLRKGGPKG